In Thermococcus profundus, the genomic stretch GAAGAAAGTTTTGAGTATCCCTATTTTTATGCCCATCCTAGCAAACATGTCGTAGAGGGTGTAGTTGAAGGTGAAGATAAAGAGAATCTCGTATATACCGATGAGGATTGCGGCGGTCTTAACCACAAGATCCAGCCATGGGGGGAGCTTTCGTGTGCGTTCTATAACAACCTTCTCCTTTTCCCCGGCACCCTCAACTCCAACTTCGCTCACTTTAACACCTCCCAACTATTTTCTGGATGAGGAAGCATCTTTCAACCCTGAAGCTGACCAGGGTATCACCGGCAGGCTTGAGGGCCAGTCTACCGTTCACGTATATCCTGGCCCTGTTAAGGGGGATGAACCAGAAATCAAGGCTTTTCCCAAGCGGGATGTTTATCTCCTTAAAATAAAATCCGTTCCTTATTGTTTGGAAGTCCTCGGGAAGGCCGGCACCAAAGTCCTTCCACCACATCTGCCTAGCGTATATCCCGCTGGAGTTCACCTCGAGAACTTCTATAACTTCACTCCTCTCAACACTGTGGATGTAATCTATCGTTACATTGAGATCGCCGAGGGGATAAACCCTCTCGGAACTGCCGTCGCTTATGCTCAGGCAGTAAGACGGGAACAGAAAACCCAGACCAGCAACGGCGAACAGAAAAAAGAAAAGAAACTTTCTCAACGGCCTCACCCGTTCACGGCTTAAGGTTGTCCGGTACGGTGATTCCCTTCTCCTCGTAGTACTTGATGGCCCCTGGGTGGAGCGGGATGCTCATACCGTCGAGGGCAGTGTCGAGGCTTATGTACTTGGTCTTGGCGTGTACTTTGTGGAGCTCGTCGAGGTTGTCGAAGAGTATCTTGGTCATCTTGTAAACGAGGTCGTCCGGAAGGTCGGCGCTGACGGCGAGCATCGCCTTAACGGCAACCGTCGGGGTGTCCTCCTTCATGCCGTTGTAGGTGTCCTTGGGGAGAACCTGCCTGACGTAGAATATGTAGCCCTGATCCTTGAGCTTGGCCAGGATATCGTCCGGAATTGGGAGAACCCTGACCGGAGTCTGAACGGCTATCTGGTTGACCGCAGGGGTCGGGGCTCCGGACACTATAACAGCGGCGTCGATCTGGCCGAGCTTGAGGCTCTGGGCGGCCTCACTGAACTTCTGGTTGATCTTGTCTATGCTGTCCCAGACGCCCGCAGCCTTGAGGATCTGCTCGGCGGCAACGGCAGTACCGCTTCCGGGGGCGCCTATGGCAACCCTCTTGCCCTTGAGATCCTGGAGGCTCTTGATGTCACTGTTCGCCCTCACAACGAACTGAACGGTCTCTGGGTAGAGGGCGGCAACGCCGCGGAGCTTCTTAACGGCCTTACCGTCAAACATGTATATGCCCTTGTACGCGTAATAGGCAACGTCGTTCTGGAGTATAACGGCCTGGGCTTTACCCTCTCCAATCGCCTTGGCGTTGGTGACGCTGGCCCCGCTCGTCACTGCCTTGGCGCTGACCCCGTTCTTATTCAGTATCTCGGCGTACTTGGACCCAAGCGGGAAGTAAACACCGCTCGTGCCTCCGGTGTATATGGTTATCGTTCCACTATAGGTGCCGGTTGAGCTGGAGCTGCTGGAAGTGCTCTTGGTGGTCTGGCCCCCACTAGTGGTGGTTGGTGGAGCCCCACTAGTGGACGTCTTTTCACCACCGCCGCCTATACAGCCCGCGGCCACGGCCGCAAACACCAACACAACTATCAAACCAACTGCAGTCCACTTCATTGTCTATACCCCCAAACATGTCGTCCGAACAACTAAACAGTACATTACAATCAAATTCTGTGAGTCAGGGCATTTATATACTTTACGTTTACCAACAGGTAAACCAAAAATCTTCCCCGTAATCCTCTGGTTTTCAAAAGAATATCGGCCATATTAAGTCCTAGTTTGGAGCGAACTTCGAACGTATGTAGAGAGAATGCCACGGACGTTAGTTTTTTGCCATTCTTGTGTCTAAACCAGCCCAAATTCCCAAACGTTTAAAAGAGAATTTGGCTACCCTTACCTGAAAAATCCCCGGAGGCAAGGGAATGATACTCCAGGTTGCACTTGATCTGACTGATATAGATCAGGCTCTTTCTATAGCCGAGAAGGCCGCACGCGGAGGGGCCCACTGGCTCGAAGTAGGGACACCGCTCATTAAAAAGGAGGGCATGCGCGCGGTCGAGCTCATGAAGCGCCGCTTCCCGGACAGGAAGATCGTCGCCGACCTAAAGACGATGGACACGGGCGCCCTCGAAGTCGAGATGGCCGCGAGGCACGGTGCGGACGTGGTCTCGATTCTCGGAGTTGCCGACGACAAAACCATACTGGACGCCGTCGAAGTGGCGAGGCGCTACGGCATAAGGGTCATGGTCGACCTCATAGGCGTCAAGGACAAAGTGAAGCGCGCCAAAGAGCTTGAGAGGATGGGAGTTCACTACATCCTCGTCCACACTGGAATAGACGAGCAGGTTCAGGGCAAGAGCCCGTTGGAGGATCTCGAAAAAGTTGTCAAAGCTGTAAAGGTTCCAGTGGCGGTAGCGGGCGGCCTCAACCTTGAAACGATACCCAAGGTTATAGAGCTCGGAGCCACGATAATCATAGTTGGCGGAGCCATAACCAAGGCCGAGAACCCGGAGAAGATAACGAGGCAGATCATAGACCTCTTCTGGGGAGAGTACATGATGACAATAAAGAAGGCCATGGTTGACATCCTCGACCACATAAAGGGCGTCGCAGAGGGACTCAAGCTGGAGCAGGTCCGCGGCTTCGTCGATGCCATGATAGGCGCCAACAAGATCTTCATCTACGGCGCCGGAAGGAGCGGTTTAGTTGGAAAAGCCTTCGCAATGAGGCTCATGCACCTCGACTTCAACGTCTACGTGGTTGGCGAGACAATAACACCAGCCTTCGAGCCGGGGGATCTGCTCGTAGCCATCAGCGGCTCAGGCGAGACGAAGAGCATCGTCGATGCGGCGCAGATAGCGAGGGCAGAAGGAGGCAAAGTGGTGGCGATAACCTCCTACGCCAACTCAACCCTCGGAAAGCTCGCCGATGTCGTCCTGGAGATCCCCGGAAGGACGAAGAGCGACGTCCCAACCGACTACATAGCCCGTCAGATGCTCACAAAGTACAAGTGGATAGCCCCGATGGGAACCCTCTTCGAGGACTCCACGATGATACTCCTAGACGGCATCATAGCACTCCTCATGGCCACCTTCCAGAAGACGGAGAAGGACATGAAGAGGAAGC encodes the following:
- a CDS encoding DUF1850 domain-containing protein, with the translated sequence MRPLRKFLFFFLFAVAGLGFLFPSYCLSISDGSSERVYPLGDLNVTIDYIHSVERSEVIEVLEVNSSGIYARQMWWKDFGAGLPEDFQTIRNGFYFKEINIPLGKSLDFWFIPLNRARIYVNGRLALKPAGDTLVSFRVERCFLIQKIVGRC
- a CDS encoding TAXI family TRAP transporter solute-binding subunit — encoded protein: MKWTAVGLIVVLVFAAVAAGCIGGGGEKTSTSGAPPTTTSGGQTTKSTSSSSSSTGTYSGTITIYTGGTSGVYFPLGSKYAEILNKNGVSAKAVTSGASVTNAKAIGEGKAQAVILQNDVAYYAYKGIYMFDGKAVKKLRGVAALYPETVQFVVRANSDIKSLQDLKGKRVAIGAPGSGTAVAAEQILKAAGVWDSIDKINQKFSEAAQSLKLGQIDAAVIVSGAPTPAVNQIAVQTPVRVLPIPDDILAKLKDQGYIFYVRQVLPKDTYNGMKEDTPTVAVKAMLAVSADLPDDLVYKMTKILFDNLDELHKVHAKTKYISLDTALDGMSIPLHPGAIKYYEEKGITVPDNLKP
- the hxlAB gene encoding bifunctional 3-hexulose-6-phosphate synthase/6-phospho-3-hexuloisomerase; the protein is MILQVALDLTDIDQALSIAEKAARGGAHWLEVGTPLIKKEGMRAVELMKRRFPDRKIVADLKTMDTGALEVEMAARHGADVVSILGVADDKTILDAVEVARRYGIRVMVDLIGVKDKVKRAKELERMGVHYILVHTGIDEQVQGKSPLEDLEKVVKAVKVPVAVAGGLNLETIPKVIELGATIIIVGGAITKAENPEKITRQIIDLFWGEYMMTIKKAMVDILDHIKGVAEGLKLEQVRGFVDAMIGANKIFIYGAGRSGLVGKAFAMRLMHLDFNVYVVGETITPAFEPGDLLVAISGSGETKSIVDAAQIARAEGGKVVAITSYANSTLGKLADVVLEIPGRTKSDVPTDYIARQMLTKYKWIAPMGTLFEDSTMILLDGIIALLMATFQKTEKDMKRKHATLE